Proteins found in one Homalodisca vitripennis isolate AUS2020 chromosome 4, UT_GWSS_2.1, whole genome shotgun sequence genomic segment:
- the LOC124361159 gene encoding protein SET-like: MACTTNSTQIVWKKKIPLKGRKATISLGQKRKFEEKNFFEWFEDNEDFLGEVLAETFRTEIWQNPVPYFKTGLMIQEIEEDITSDEGCDVHDGDSTDDYDYVDDDVLRELMKEVADSDNSSDDENLFDF, from the coding sequence ATGGCATGTACAACTAATAGCACTCAAATTGTATGGAAGAAAAAGATCCCCTTGAAAGGAAGAAAAGCAACCATTTCACTAGGACAGAAGAGAAAATTTGAAGAGAAGAACTTTTTTGAGTGGTTTGAAGATAATGAAGACTTTTTGGGCGAAGTTTTGGCAGAAACATTCAGAACCGAGATTTGGCAGAACCCTGTTCCTTATTTCAAAACAGGGTTGATGATTCAAGAAATAGAAGAAGACATTACTAGCGATGAAGGGTGTGATGTTCACGATGGAGATAGCACTGATGATTATGATTACGTCGATGATGATGTCCTGAGAGAACTTATGAAGGAGGTTGCCGATTCTGACAACAGCAGTGACgatgaaaatttgtttgatttttag